ATCGCGCACCTGGTCGTACTCGCGCATATCTACATGTTCAATGGGCCTACCATCCGGATAGGGCTTTATATCGGCCAATGTGAAATCGCAATGCGATTCCATATCCGGTATGATATTGGGGGCAATTAGTCCCGAAGCGCCCAGCAAAAGTACTTTTTTCACGCGTCACCTCCACGCCAGATGGCTTCAAAGTTGTGTTGCGGTTGAAATCCTCGCAACAGAGGTCCACTAATTTGGCCGACCAGATATTTTGGGTTTGGAATGTCCGCACAAATGTGATGGAGGGCAAATCGCCGGTTCCACTTCAGTTCGGACTGTGCATCGCGATTGAGAGATAGGCGAAATGCCCGCGCTGCATCGCGATAATCGACCCACATGAGGTCTGGCTCTTGAGTGGAAGCGTCTTCTTCTGCTATTAGCTTGCCCAGGCGCAATACTGTGACGGCTACGGGAAAATCGCGCGCAAATTCGCGCGCTGTCATTTCGCCGAGATAGCGCGTGAGCTGAAATTTGTCCGTGGATGGCATGGGGCGCCACATTTCGCTGATATACACATCATCGGGATAGGCTTCAAATATTTGGAGTGTGCTTCCATATACAAAACGTTTTATACCGGCGTCTATACCGGCTTTGAATAAGACATGGGTGCCCCGGGTTGCGAGGTCCAACAATTCTTGTTCGCAGGCGAGATCGTCTTCGGGCAGGTTGGGAGGCGGCTCACCTGTGTGTATAATGGCCTGCATGTTCCGCACTGCACGCCACGCTGTGTCCGGGTCGCGCATGTCGCCTTCAAAATAGGTGATGTTTTCACTGAGTTTAGAAGGCGGTTCGCCCGATCCCCAGAGTCGCAACTGGTTGCCCGGTGCCAATTCTCCGGCAATGGCCTGTCCCAAATGGCTCTCGGCTCCTGTTATCAGTACATTCATAAGTTGTCCTCCAGATCAGGTTCCCAGTCAAATTGTTGAAATAAACGATGAATTGGGCCTGGAATTGGCGCGGAGATTTCGGTCCATTTCTCCGATTTGGGGTGTGCAAAACCGATGCGGGTGGCCATTAATAGCAATCGGTCAATTTCAAAATGGGATTGAAAGAAGCGATTGTGATGGCGGTCGCCATAGCGCGTATCGCCGATGATCGGATGGCGAAGATGCGCACAGTGACGGCGGATCTGATGTTGCCGACCCGTTACTGGCATTGCGCGCATGAGCGAATACCGCGCGGTTTCATATCGCCCCACGGGGTATGGTAGTTCAACGGTGCCTTCGCAGTGGAAATCGGTGATGGCTTCGACGGATGACGATGTGTTGGGCGGGCAATAGGCGTGGTGTATCCGTCCTTTGTCTGGCAAGTACCCGCGCACTACGGATAGGTATTCTTTTTTGACTTCTCGAGCTGAAAATGCAGCGCTCAATGTGCGTGCGATTTCAGGGCTAAGAGCGAATAGCACAACGCCCGATGTCCCGCGATCCAGGCGGTGT
This portion of the Gemmatimonadota bacterium genome encodes:
- a CDS encoding NAD(P)-dependent oxidoreductase, yielding MNVLITGAESHLGQAIAGELAPGNQLRLWGSGEPPSKLSENITYFEGDMRDPDTAWRAVRNMQAIIHTGEPPPNLPEDDLACEQELLDLATRGTHVLFKAGIDAGIKRFVYGSTLQIFEAYPDDVYISEMWRPMPSTDKFQLTRYLGEMTAREFARDFPVAVTVLRLGKLIAEEDASTQEPDLMWVDYRDAARAFRLSLNRDAQSELKWNRRFALHHICADIPNPKYLVGQISGPLLRGFQPQHNFEAIWRGGDA
- a CDS encoding pseudouridine synthase is translated as MKLNILYRDDDLVAIQKPCGWFVHQTQLDRSAMCCMPVLRNQLGQWVYPVHRLDRGTSGVVLFALSPEIARTLSAAFSAREVKKEYLSVVRGYLPDKGRIHHAYCPPNTSSSVEAITDFHCEGTVELPYPVGRYETARYSLMRAMPVTGRQHQIRRHCAHLRHPIIGDTRYGDRHHNRFFQSHFEIDRLLLMATRIGFAHPKSEKWTEISAPIPGPIHRLFQQFDWEPDLEDNL